The Streptomyces pactum genome contains a region encoding:
- a CDS encoding ABC transporter ATP-binding protein: MASPPEKPLDHRYRGEHPIRTLVYLLRADRRRLAGAVAVFTVKHSPVWLLPLVTASIIDTVVQHGPIGDLWTSTGIIMFILVVNYPLHLLYVRLLYGSVRRMGTALRSALCTRMQQLSIGYHSRVSAGVLQAKVVRDVETVEQMVQQTAETGLGAVTVLTGGLVIIGVRTPEFLPVFLVVVPAASLLVARLRARLRSHNEHFRHEVEALSSRVTEMTRLIPVTRAHGLEGKALRRMDGTLDRLLTSGMRLDLVNGRFGSLSWVVLNVVGVLVLTGAALISYHGVWGVTAGDVVMLSAFLTTLTGSTTTLAGLAPVITKGLESVRSVGEVLQAPELEDNEGKAELAALRGAVTFEGVGHVYESDGRPAVSDFTLTVQPGETVALVGASGAGKSTVLNLVIGFLRPTSGRLLLDGTDMNTLDLRTYRRFVSVVPQESILFDGTVRENVAYGMDDADEETVRAALRDANALEFVDRLPQGLDTLVGEHGARLSGGQRQRLAIARALIRDPRVLILDEATSALDTRSEALVQQALAKLLRGRTTFVVAHRLSTVRGADRIVVMGEGRIQEAGTHDELLGRGGAYTALHSGQVA, translated from the coding sequence ATGGCGTCGCCGCCCGAAAAGCCGCTCGACCACCGCTACCGGGGCGAACACCCGATACGCACGCTCGTCTACCTCCTGCGCGCCGACCGCCGCCGTCTGGCGGGGGCGGTCGCGGTCTTCACGGTCAAACACAGTCCCGTCTGGCTGCTGCCCCTCGTCACCGCGTCGATCATCGACACGGTCGTGCAGCACGGCCCGATCGGCGATCTGTGGACCAGCACCGGGATCATCATGTTCATCCTGGTGGTCAACTACCCGCTGCACCTGCTGTACGTCCGCCTCCTGTACGGCAGCGTGCGCCGTATGGGCACCGCCCTGCGGTCCGCGCTGTGCACGCGCATGCAGCAGCTCTCCATCGGCTACCACTCGCGCGTCAGCGCGGGCGTCCTGCAGGCCAAGGTGGTCCGGGACGTGGAGACCGTGGAGCAGATGGTGCAGCAGACCGCCGAGACGGGGCTCGGCGCGGTCACCGTGCTCACCGGCGGCCTGGTCATCATCGGCGTGCGCACACCGGAGTTCCTGCCCGTCTTCCTGGTCGTCGTGCCCGCCGCCTCCCTCCTCGTGGCCCGCCTCCGCGCCCGGCTGCGCTCCCACAACGAGCACTTCCGCCACGAGGTGGAGGCGCTGTCGTCCCGGGTCACGGAGATGACCCGGCTCATCCCGGTCACCCGCGCCCACGGCCTGGAGGGCAAGGCACTGCGCCGCATGGACGGCACCCTGGACCGCCTGCTGACCTCCGGAATGCGTCTCGACCTCGTCAACGGCCGCTTCGGCTCCCTCTCCTGGGTCGTGCTCAACGTGGTCGGCGTACTGGTCCTCACGGGCGCCGCGCTGATCTCGTACCACGGCGTCTGGGGCGTCACCGCAGGCGACGTCGTCATGCTCAGCGCCTTCCTGACCACCCTCACCGGCTCCACGACAACGTTGGCGGGGCTGGCCCCGGTCATCACCAAGGGCCTGGAGTCCGTCCGTTCGGTCGGCGAGGTGCTCCAGGCTCCCGAGTTGGAGGACAACGAGGGCAAGGCGGAGCTCGCCGCCCTGCGCGGCGCCGTCACCTTCGAGGGCGTCGGGCACGTCTACGAGAGTGACGGGCGGCCCGCGGTGAGCGACTTCACGCTCACGGTCCAGCCCGGCGAGACCGTCGCCCTGGTGGGGGCCTCCGGTGCCGGCAAGTCCACCGTCCTCAACCTGGTCATCGGCTTCCTGCGGCCGACCTCGGGCCGGCTGCTGCTCGACGGCACCGACATGAACACCCTCGACCTGCGCACGTACCGGCGCTTCGTCTCGGTGGTGCCGCAGGAGTCCATCCTCTTCGACGGCACGGTCCGGGAGAACGTCGCCTACGGCATGGACGACGCCGACGAGGAGACGGTGCGGGCTGCCCTGCGCGACGCCAACGCGCTGGAGTTCGTCGACCGGCTGCCGCAGGGCCTCGACACCCTGGTCGGGGAGCACGGCGCACGGCTCTCCGGCGGCCAGCGCCAGCGTCTTGCCATCGCCCGCGCCCTCATCCGGGACCCCAGGGTGCTCATCCTCGACGAGGCCACCTCGGCGCTGGACACGCGCTCGGAGGCGCTCGTCCAGCAGGCGCTGGCCAAGCTGCTGCGCGGACGCACCACGTTCGTCGTCGCCCACCGGCTGTCCACGGTGCGCGGCGCGGACCGGATCGTGGTCATGGGCGAGGGCCGGATCCAGGAGGCCGGCACCCACGACGAACTGCTGGGCAGGGGAGGGGCGTACACGGCGCTGCACAGCGGCCAGGTCGCCTGA
- a CDS encoding TetR family transcriptional regulator, whose translation MTERKPRKDAARNRAAVLAAADALFVRRESPEDVTMADVAAAAGVGKGTLFRAFGDRTGLIKALYAARMEPIEQAVETGPPPLGPGTPPAQRVPAVLDALLCFKLDNRPLALALEASGGDSPYGASHYERWHALLRTMLERVPGLTDGDFAAHALLAAVRADLVEHLAGREDVPRERMRARLADFAARVLGTTWAGA comes from the coding sequence GTGACCGAGCGCAAGCCACGCAAGGACGCCGCCCGCAACAGGGCGGCCGTCCTCGCGGCCGCCGACGCCCTCTTCGTCCGCCGCGAGAGCCCGGAGGACGTCACCATGGCGGACGTCGCGGCAGCGGCCGGAGTCGGCAAGGGAACGCTCTTCCGGGCCTTCGGCGACCGGACCGGGCTGATCAAGGCGCTGTACGCGGCACGGATGGAACCGATCGAGCAGGCCGTCGAGACGGGTCCGCCCCCGCTGGGCCCCGGCACTCCCCCGGCGCAGCGCGTCCCCGCCGTGCTCGACGCGCTCCTGTGCTTCAAACTCGACAACCGCCCCCTCGCGCTGGCCCTGGAGGCCTCCGGCGGCGACAGCCCGTACGGGGCGAGCCACTACGAGCGCTGGCACGCCTTGCTGCGGACCATGCTGGAGCGGGTTCCCGGCCTCACCGACGGCGACTTCGCCGCCCACGCGCTGCTCGCCGCCGTCCGGGCCGACCTGGTCGAGCACCTGGCCGGCCGGGAGGACGTGCCCCGCGAACGGATGCGGGCCCGACTGGCCGACTTCGCCGCCCGGGTACTCGGCACAACTTGGGCCGGGGCCTGA